A stretch of the Desulfobulbaceae bacterium genome encodes the following:
- a CDS encoding multidrug efflux protein, whose amino-acid sequence MNFTDIFIRRPVLALVISLIIIIAGFQAIRSLNVRQYPRSENATVTVTTAYVGASAELVRGFITTHLERAIAAADGIDYIQSQSAQGLSTISVRLKLNYDATKALAEISSKVDQVRADLPPEAEVPIINIESADSKFASAYLSFTSDILKQNEITDYLVRVVQPRLSALNGVQRADILGARTFAMRIWLKPDRLAAYSITPHQVRQALAANNYLAALGATKGAMVQVNLTADTDLRSVEEFKKLIVWQQKGATVRIEDIAEVVLGAENYDTEVRFSGQTAVFMGIWPLPNANSLDVIKLVRTEMDAIQAGLPTGLEARLAYDGTNYINNAINEVVKTLGDTLIIVVVIIFLFLGSFRSVFIPVVAIPLSLIGAVFLMQVFGFTINLLTLLAIVLSVGLVVDDAIVVVENVERHLREGKSPFDAAIISARELVGPIVAMTITLAAVYLPIGFQGGLTGALFREFAFTLAGAVTISGVVALTLSPMMSAKLLKAGMSDHGLSGRINRGFDRFKAIYARMLDVTLNSRPAVYCVWLIVSGLAVPMFVMSPVELAPSEDQGVIFGIMESSANSTLDQTSSYAAAANEVFLKTSETDFTFQITMPSSGFGGMVVKPWAERKRTVAQILPDVQRGLSAIPGIRMFPVTPPALPGGGDFPVEFIIASTAEPQQLLEFAQELQVKAAASGIFAFPPLIDMKVDQPQAEFVIDRDKVADLGLNLQQVGADIGSMLGGNFVNRFTLAGRSYKVIPQIQRIDRLNPEQLQRMYVTGPAGQMVPLSSVATIKNSTVPRSLNRFQQLNAVKISGVSIRPLDEALRLLETEAAKILPSGYVVDYTGESRQLRSEGNRFVPAFTLAVVLIFLVLAAQFNSFRDPLVILAGSVPLAMFGALIFTFLKIPDPNTPFWTSGWTTTMNIYSQVGLVTLVGLVAKNGILIVEFANAQQEQGFSKFAAVRQAALTRLRPILMTSTATVAGHFPLTLVAGAGAAARNSIGLVLVGGMTIGTLFTLFVVPSIYMLIARDHGNDRSEQTSADST is encoded by the coding sequence ATGAACTTTACTGACATATTTATCCGACGTCCAGTTCTTGCCCTGGTCATCAGTTTGATTATTATTATTGCCGGGTTTCAGGCAATCAGGTCGCTCAATGTCCGGCAATATCCTCGCAGTGAAAATGCCACGGTAACGGTCACCACCGCCTATGTTGGCGCTAGTGCTGAGCTGGTGCGTGGGTTTATTACCACCCATCTGGAACGGGCCATCGCAGCCGCGGACGGCATTGATTACATCCAGTCCCAGAGCGCTCAGGGACTTTCCACCATCAGTGTCCGGCTGAAGCTCAACTATGATGCCACCAAGGCCTTGGCCGAGATCAGTTCCAAGGTGGATCAGGTTCGTGCCGATTTACCCCCGGAAGCCGAGGTGCCGATCATCAATATTGAATCGGCGGACAGCAAGTTTGCCTCGGCCTATCTCAGTTTTACCTCGGACATCCTTAAACAGAACGAGATTACCGATTATTTGGTAAGGGTGGTGCAACCCCGTCTCTCTGCACTCAACGGTGTACAGCGGGCTGATATTCTGGGCGCTCGTACCTTTGCCATGAGGATTTGGCTCAAGCCGGACAGGTTGGCGGCGTACAGTATCACCCCTCACCAAGTCCGCCAGGCCCTGGCGGCCAACAACTATCTCGCTGCCTTGGGGGCAACCAAGGGGGCCATGGTCCAGGTCAACCTGACTGCGGATACGGATCTACGTTCGGTCGAGGAGTTCAAAAAACTGATCGTCTGGCAGCAGAAGGGGGCCACAGTCCGCATTGAGGATATTGCCGAGGTGGTTCTTGGGGCTGAGAACTATGACACCGAGGTCCGTTTTTCAGGTCAGACCGCAGTGTTCATGGGTATCTGGCCACTGCCGAACGCCAACTCTCTTGATGTGATCAAGCTGGTGCGCACAGAGATGGACGCCATTCAGGCCGGTCTGCCGACCGGGCTAGAGGCGCGGTTAGCCTATGACGGCACCAATTACATTAATAATGCCATCAACGAAGTCGTCAAGACCTTAGGCGATACCTTGATTATCGTGGTGGTGATTATTTTTCTTTTTCTTGGTTCCTTTCGTTCGGTATTTATCCCGGTGGTGGCGATCCCACTGTCCCTGATCGGCGCGGTCTTTTTGATGCAGGTCTTTGGTTTCACTATCAACCTGCTTACCCTGCTCGCTATTGTCCTCTCTGTCGGTCTGGTGGTTGACGATGCGATCGTGGTGGTTGAGAATGTTGAACGCCATTTGCGTGAAGGGAAGTCCCCCTTTGATGCTGCCATTATCAGTGCTCGGGAACTGGTGGGACCGATTGTCGCCATGACCATTACCTTGGCTGCGGTCTATCTCCCCATTGGTTTTCAGGGGGGGCTGACCGGGGCGCTGTTCAGGGAGTTTGCCTTCACTTTGGCCGGGGCGGTGACAATTTCCGGGGTGGTGGCGCTGACCTTGTCCCCGATGATGTCTGCCAAGCTTCTGAAAGCCGGCATGAGCGATCATGGTTTAAGTGGCCGGATCAATCGGGGCTTTGATCGTTTTAAGGCCATTTACGCCAGGATGCTGGATGTCACCTTGAATTCTCGGCCCGCGGTATATTGTGTCTGGCTGATTGTTTCTGGTCTTGCTGTGCCGATGTTTGTCATGTCGCCGGTAGAGCTTGCTCCCTCCGAGGATCAGGGGGTTATCTTCGGGATTATGGAGTCGTCTGCCAACTCTACCCTTGATCAGACCAGCAGCTATGCGGCAGCGGCCAACGAGGTTTTTCTCAAAACTTCGGAGACCGATTTTACCTTCCAGATCACCATGCCCTCCTCTGGTTTTGGTGGGATGGTGGTGAAGCCGTGGGCTGAAAGGAAGCGAACTGTGGCCCAGATCCTGCCGGATGTCCAGAGGGGGTTGAGCGCTATCCCCGGGATCAGGATGTTCCCGGTGACGCCCCCCGCTTTGCCAGGCGGTGGCGATTTTCCGGTAGAATTTATTATCGCCTCTACTGCCGAACCTCAGCAACTGCTCGAGTTTGCCCAAGAGTTGCAGGTGAAGGCCGCGGCCAGCGGTATCTTCGCCTTCCCGCCGCTCATTGACATGAAGGTTGATCAACCCCAGGCGGAGTTTGTTATTGACCGTGATAAGGTGGCTGATTTGGGACTCAACCTGCAGCAGGTAGGGGCAGATATCGGCTCCATGCTTGGCGGAAATTTTGTGAACCGTTTCACTCTTGCTGGCCGCAGTTACAAGGTTATCCCCCAGATCCAGAGGATTGACCGATTAAATCCTGAACAGCTGCAACGGATGTATGTTACCGGCCCTGCCGGCCAGATGGTGCCGCTGTCCAGCGTCGCTACAATCAAGAACAGTACGGTGCCGCGTTCTTTGAACCGGTTTCAGCAACTCAATGCCGTCAAGATCAGCGGGGTTTCTATCCGTCCTTTGGATGAAGCCTTGCGTTTATTGGAAACAGAAGCTGCAAAAATTCTTCCCAGCGGATATGTTGTCGATTATACAGGTGAATCGAGGCAGTTGCGTAGCGAGGGAAATCGCTTTGTTCCGGCCTTTACCCTGGCGGTGGTGTTGATTTTTCTGGTGTTGGCCGCTCAGTTTAACAGCTTCAGGGATCCGTTGGTTATTCTGGCCGGCTCAGTGCCGCTGGCCATGTTCGGGGCTTTGATCTTTACTTTCTTGAAGATTCCCGATCCTAACACCCCGTTTTGGACGAGTGGCTGGACCACGACCATGAATATCTACTCCCAGGTCGGTCTGGTTACTCTTGTTGGTTTGGTGGCTAAAAACGGAATCCTGATCGTTGAATTTGCCAATGCCCAGCAGGAGCAGGGCTTCTCGAAGTTTGCAGCGGTGCGTCAGGCAGCGCTTACCCGTTTACGGCCAATCTTGATGACCAGCACTGCTACTGTTGCTGGTCATTTTCCGCTTACCCTGGTTGCAGGGGCAGGCGCTGCAGCTCGAAATTCAATTGGTTTGGTCTTGGTTGGCGGGATGACCATCGGCACTCTGTTTACCCTGTTTGTGGTGCCATCGATTTATATGCTCATTGCTCGAGACCATGGCAATGATCGCTCCGAACAGACCTCGGCAGATAGTACCTGA